A section of the Jaculus jaculus isolate mJacJac1 chromosome 6, mJacJac1.mat.Y.cur, whole genome shotgun sequence genome encodes:
- the Chmp3 gene encoding charged multivesicular body protein 3, with product MGLFGKTQEKPPKELVNEWSLKIRKEMRVVDRQIRDIQREEEKVKRSVKDAAKKGQKDVCVVLAKEVVRSRKAVSKLYASKAHMNSVLMGMKNQLAVLRVAGSLQKSTEVMKAMQSLVKIPEIQATMRDLSKEMMKAGIIEEMLEDTFESMEDQEEMEEAAEMEIDKILFEITAGALGKAPSKVTDALPEPEPLGAMAASDEEEEDDDLEAMQSRLATLRS from the exons ATGGGGCTGTTTGGGAAAACCCAGGAGAAGCCGCCCAAAGAGCTG GTCAATGAATGGTCATTGAAGATAAGAAAGGAAATGAGAGTTGTTGACAGGCAAATAAGAG ATAtccaaagagaagaagagaaagtgaaGCGATCTGTGAAAGATGCAGCCAAGAAGGGCCAGAAAGATGTCTGTGTGGTTCTGGCCAAAGAGGTGGTGAGGTCGAGGAAGGCTGTGAGCAAGCTCTATGCTTCCAAAGCACATATGAACTCCGTGCTCATGGGCATGAAGAACCAGCTTG CGGTCCTGCGAGTGGCTGGTTCCCTGCAGAAGAGCACAGAAGTGATGAAGGCCATGCAGAGTCTTGTGAAGATCCCAGAAATACAAGCCACCATGCGGGACCTGTCCAAAGAGATGATGAAG GCCGGGATCATAGAGGAGATGTTAGAAGACACATTTGAAAGCATGGAAGatcaggaagaaatggaagaagcaGCAGAAATGGAAATCGACAAAATCTTGTTTGAAATTACAGCAG GGGCCCTGGGCAAAGCACCCAGTAAAGTGACCGATGCCCTTCCTGAGCCTGAGCCTCTGGGAGCGATGGCTGCCtcagacgaggaggaggaggatgacgaCCTGGAGGCCATGCAGTCCCGGCTGGCCACACTTCGCAGCTAG